From a single Desulfonispora thiosulfatigenes DSM 11270 genomic region:
- a CDS encoding metallophosphoesterase codes for MKIFALSDLHLSFDENYQEYKPMNIFGEKWQDHAEKIKENWVKTVSNEDIVLVPGDLSWGLNLEDIVYDLSYLENLPGKKIISKGNHDLWWKSLSKVRKALPENIIALQNDHIILNNQVAICGTRGWLNPEDKNFKQSVDLKIYKRELGRLKLSLKSIKEDIKDIIVMLHYPPTSGKHEFSEFVEIMTNFNVKTCIYGHLHSEAIFSALPEEKWGINFHIVSADAIGFCPKLIYSFKSD; via the coding sequence ATGAAAATATTTGCCCTGAGCGACCTTCATCTATCATTTGATGAAAACTATCAGGAATATAAGCCAATGAACATATTTGGTGAAAAGTGGCAAGACCATGCTGAAAAGATAAAAGAAAATTGGGTAAAAACAGTTTCTAATGAAGATATAGTATTAGTTCCAGGTGATCTTTCTTGGGGACTTAATTTAGAAGATATAGTATATGATTTATCTTATTTAGAAAATTTGCCAGGTAAAAAAATAATTTCTAAGGGCAATCATGATTTATGGTGGAAGAGTTTAAGTAAAGTTCGAAAAGCTTTACCAGAAAACATCATTGCTTTACAAAATGACCATATTATACTGAATAATCAAGTTGCTATTTGTGGAACTCGGGGCTGGCTTAACCCAGAAGATAAAAACTTCAAACAAAGTGTAGACTTGAAAATTTATAAAAGAGAACTTGGAAGACTAAAATTATCTTTAAAGAGTATAAAAGAAGATATCAAGGACATTATTGTGATGCTACATTACCCGCCGACAAGCGGTAAACATGAGTTTAGTGAATTTGTTGAAATCATGACAAATTTTAATGTGAAAACTTGCATTTATGGACATCTTCATTCAGAGGCTATTTTTAGTGCTCTACCAGAAGAAAAATGGGGAATAAATTTTCATATAGTAAGTGCTGATGCCATCGGATTTTGTCCTAAATTAATTTATAGTTTTAAAAGTGACTAG
- a CDS encoding Rne/Rng family ribonuclease has product MKKEIIVQSSTNDTRVAVLENDQLVEIYIEETIGDRLVGSIFKGIVENVLPGMQAAFVDIGREKNTFLYVEDAIPDNSYGKNGVKINIRDILKVGQEVIVQVSKEPLGTKGARVTRQLTLPGRYLVLMPTVDYIGISRRIKDEKERERLQEVAEEIKHPNIGMIIRTVAVDATKEQLEEDLNFLVSVWKKIEKELALPGTKRLIHKDLQLVERILRDVVTEDVDKIIFNSSFDNEKIKGFLGKEFSKYKIVLTNQADIFAEYNVKAELANALKRKVWLKSGGYLIIDQTEALTSIDVNTGKFVGSIDLEDTVLKTNLEATFEIARQLRLRNLGGIIIIDFIDMQYEKNQEMVLTKLEQFLSRDKTKSNILGITSLNLVEMTRKKVRRSLSSIFETTCPCCDGKGRIFSVESVCTNIKDELMEVAGRTMAETIMIKSNPKIISSLKGQGERKIKELEQKIGKNILLRIEESLLINNYEIKAVHNIE; this is encoded by the coding sequence ATGAAAAAGGAGATTATCGTACAGTCTAGCACAAATGATACGCGAGTGGCTGTGCTAGAAAATGACCAATTAGTCGAAATTTATATTGAAGAAACAATAGGTGATAGGCTAGTTGGAAGCATTTTTAAAGGTATAGTTGAAAATGTCTTACCAGGAATGCAAGCTGCATTTGTAGATATTGGTAGGGAAAAAAACACCTTTCTCTATGTAGAAGATGCTATACCTGATAATTCTTATGGTAAAAATGGTGTAAAAATTAATATTAGAGATATTTTAAAAGTTGGTCAAGAGGTTATCGTACAAGTATCTAAAGAGCCATTAGGAACAAAAGGGGCTAGGGTTACTAGACAATTAACCTTACCAGGTCGTTACTTGGTTTTAATGCCTACAGTAGATTATATAGGTATTTCTCGTAGGATAAAGGATGAAAAAGAGCGAGAAAGACTACAAGAAGTGGCCGAAGAAATCAAACATCCAAATATAGGTATGATTATTAGGACAGTGGCCGTAGATGCTACTAAAGAACAATTAGAAGAGGATTTGAATTTTTTAGTTAGTGTGTGGAAAAAAATTGAAAAAGAATTAGCACTTCCGGGCACAAAAAGGTTAATTCACAAGGATCTACAATTAGTTGAGCGTATTTTAAGAGATGTTGTAACTGAGGACGTAGATAAAATTATTTTTAATAGTAGTTTTGATAATGAAAAAATAAAAGGATTTCTTGGAAAAGAATTTTCAAAATACAAAATTGTGCTAACTAATCAAGCAGACATTTTTGCCGAATATAATGTAAAAGCAGAATTAGCAAATGCTTTAAAACGAAAAGTTTGGTTAAAAAGTGGTGGTTATTTAATTATAGATCAAACAGAAGCTTTAACTAGTATAGATGTTAATACGGGTAAATTTGTGGGTAGTATTGATTTAGAAGACACTGTGTTAAAAACAAATTTAGAAGCAACATTTGAAATAGCTAGACAACTTCGCTTGCGTAATTTAGGTGGAATTATTATTATTGATTTCATTGATATGCAATATGAAAAAAATCAAGAAATGGTTTTAACTAAGTTAGAACAGTTTTTGAGTCGAGATAAAACAAAATCTAATATTTTAGGAATTACTTCTCTTAACCTGGTAGAAATGACTAGAAAAAAGGTGCGTCGTTCTTTAAGTTCTATTTTTGAAACTACTTGTCCATGTTGCGATGGCAAGGGACGCATTTTTTCTGTAGAATCAGTTTGTACCAATATTAAAGATGAATTAATGGAAGTGGCGGGTAGAACTATGGCTGAGACGATAATGATAAAGTCAAATCCTAAAATCATTTCATCTTTAAAAGGTCAAGGAGAACGAAAAATTAAAGAATTAGAGCAAAAGATAGGTAAAAATATTTTACTGAGAATAGAAGAAAGTTTATTAATTAACAATTATGAAATTAAAGCAGTACATAATATTGAGTAA
- a CDS encoding TIGR03936 family radical SAM-associated protein, producing MNVRIKYAITEKGKFISHLEVLRTWERSIRRAKIPLAYSQGFNPHPKLSFASALAVGVTSEDEYVDVELKNSISIEEINKSLEKSLPSAINIIDVKEIDKKSPSLMSIINRAKYNIRVRLLDPLNQADFEQKIDDLFKQEQIIIRRKGKKGMKEKDIKSGIYNISGRIIDNKFLDFNIDVQSGSEDNIRPGDVLNALIEVGISLDMDTLLVHRKGLYISNEKGLISPLDV from the coding sequence GTGAACGTAAGAATTAAATATGCTATAACAGAAAAAGGGAAGTTCATTTCTCATTTAGAAGTTCTACGGACATGGGAAAGGTCAATACGCAGGGCTAAAATTCCCTTGGCTTATAGTCAAGGGTTCAATCCCCATCCTAAATTGTCCTTTGCTTCTGCCTTAGCTGTAGGAGTAACGAGTGAAGATGAATATGTAGATGTAGAATTAAAAAATTCTATTTCAATAGAGGAAATAAACAAATCACTAGAGAAATCTTTACCTAGTGCAATAAATATAATTGATGTTAAAGAAATAGATAAAAAGTCTCCTTCTTTAATGTCTATTATTAATCGAGCAAAATATAATATAAGAGTAAGACTTTTAGATCCACTAAATCAGGCTGATTTTGAGCAAAAAATAGATGATTTATTTAAACAAGAACAAATTATCATAAGACGTAAAGGCAAAAAAGGAATGAAAGAAAAAGATATAAAAAGTGGTATATATAATATAAGTGGACGTATTATAGATAATAAGTTTTTAGATTTCAATATCGATGTTCAAAGTGGAAGTGAAGATAATATACGCCCTGGGGATGTACTAAATGCACTTATAGAGGTGGGAATTTCTTTAGATATGGATACTTTACTTGTGCATAGAAAAGGTCTATATATATCTAATGAAAAGGGGTTAATTTCTCCTCTCGATGTGTAA
- a CDS encoding TIGR03960 family B12-binding radical SAM protein: MQQIDIEEILPKVEKPLRYLGDEWNVVKKDWQSVRLKAAFAFADIYEVGMAHLGSRILYHLVNDEPDFLMERVFAPWVDMEELMRKNNIPLFSLESHKPLDQFDVIGFTLQYEMSYTNILNMLDLAGIPLYSKDRGDDHPLIIAGGPCAFNPEPIADFIDLFSIGEGEESTLELYKAIADHKEKNNGKMNKDELLNELCRIPGTYIPRYYDVNYTEEGKMESITVNNPNAPKIVDKRYIKDMDTAYFPTNPIVPYVEIVHDRAMVEILRGCTRGCRFCQASMIYRPVRERSPEVLKDQVDKLLKNTGYDDVSLTSLSSSDHSCIASLLTDLVEEYKDQEVGVSLPSLRIDTFSMKLAEQVQKVRRSSLTFAPEAGTQRLRDVINKGVTEEDLIRVTTDSFKKGWLRIKLYFMIGLPTETQEDLDGIRDLAFRVLEIGDEIQKETGRKGPKVTVTVSVAGFVPKPQTAFQYEPQCPIETLLEKQKYLRKILKNKRIAYNYHDADLSHIEAVFSRGDRRLSKALYLAFKNGCKFDGWYQYFKYNTWLESIKEAGLDDKWYAYRRFDYDDLLPWEHINSGVRKEYLAKEHQKALAEKVTVDCRFANCTVCGICQDFDVSLDIKGDLKGERKN; encoded by the coding sequence ATGCAGCAAATTGATATAGAAGAGATTTTACCAAAGGTGGAAAAGCCTTTACGTTATTTAGGTGATGAATGGAATGTAGTAAAGAAAGATTGGCAAAGTGTAAGATTAAAAGCAGCTTTTGCATTTGCTGATATATATGAAGTAGGGATGGCTCACTTAGGTTCAAGAATACTTTATCATTTAGTAAATGATGAGCCTGATTTTTTAATGGAAAGGGTATTTGCACCCTGGGTTGATATGGAAGAATTAATGCGTAAAAATAATATTCCTTTATTTAGTTTAGAGTCCCATAAACCTTTAGATCAGTTTGATGTAATAGGTTTTACTTTGCAATATGAAATGAGTTATACCAATATTTTAAATATGTTGGATTTAGCGGGGATACCTTTATACAGTAAGGATAGGGGCGATGATCATCCTTTAATTATTGCAGGAGGACCTTGTGCGTTTAATCCTGAACCTATTGCTGATTTTATTGACCTTTTTTCTATTGGTGAAGGTGAAGAAAGCACGTTAGAATTATATAAAGCAATAGCGGACCATAAAGAAAAAAATAATGGAAAAATGAATAAGGACGAGTTATTAAATGAGCTTTGTAGGATTCCTGGCACTTATATTCCTAGATATTATGATGTGAATTATACAGAGGAAGGCAAGATGGAATCTATCACTGTCAATAATCCTAATGCTCCTAAAATCGTCGATAAACGTTATATAAAGGATATGGATACAGCATATTTCCCTACAAACCCGATAGTTCCTTATGTTGAGATCGTGCATGATCGGGCGATGGTGGAAATTTTAAGAGGGTGTACTAGAGGATGTCGTTTTTGCCAAGCTAGCATGATTTATAGACCTGTAAGAGAGCGTTCACCCGAGGTCTTAAAAGATCAAGTGGACAAGCTATTAAAAAACACAGGTTATGATGATGTTTCCCTTACATCTTTAAGTAGTAGTGATCATAGCTGTATAGCTTCTTTATTAACAGATTTAGTAGAAGAGTATAAAGATCAAGAGGTAGGGGTATCACTTCCTTCATTAAGAATAGATACTTTTTCCATGAAACTCGCGGAACAGGTACAAAAGGTTAGGAGAAGTTCGTTAACCTTTGCCCCTGAAGCAGGGACGCAAAGATTAAGAGATGTAATTAATAAGGGTGTAACAGAAGAGGATTTAATTAGAGTAACTACGGATTCTTTTAAAAAGGGCTGGCTGAGAATTAAGCTATACTTTATGATTGGACTTCCTACTGAAACTCAGGAAGATTTAGATGGAATTAGAGATTTAGCCTTTAGAGTACTGGAAATTGGAGATGAAATCCAAAAAGAAACAGGTAGAAAAGGGCCTAAGGTAACGGTAACAGTTAGTGTGGCAGGTTTTGTGCCTAAGCCCCAGACAGCTTTTCAATACGAGCCCCAATGTCCAATTGAAACTTTACTAGAAAAGCAAAAATACCTAAGGAAAATATTGAAAAATAAAAGGATAGCTTATAATTATCATGATGCGGATTTAAGTCATATAGAGGCTGTGTTTTCTAGAGGAGATCGCCGATTAAGTAAAGCATTATATTTAGCTTTTAAAAATGGCTGTAAATTTGATGGTTGGTATCAATACTTTAAATATAATACCTGGCTAGAATCTATTAAAGAAGCTGGTCTTGATGATAAATGGTATGCATACAGGCGTTTTGATTATGATGATTTATTACCTTGGGAGCATATAAATTCTGGCGTTAGAAAAGAGTATTTAGCTAAAGAACATCAAAAGGCCTTAGCTGAAAAAGTCACAGTAGACTGTCGTTTTGCTAATTGTACTGTTTGTGGGATATGTCAAGACTTTGATGTTAGTTTAGACATAAAGGGGGATTTAAAAGGTGAACGTAAGAATTAA
- a CDS encoding ABC transporter permease: protein MLTPRKVFFHRVKVEEKFKLSVFKQIVDWVVALYIVIPALAFAIYYYHLWWFSPPVWFDFIPVVLVLSGLFLFTRVGGIRLYLEDADRIFLLPQKLWIGKIIRYGITYSLIVKLGQTLLVFGILSPLFKYYQLEYGKIVILVCFVFLLKVFFGIVGQLVSLRWQGWKLFVLDKLIFILGYSGFLYLAQVMLQKMIVAVISILLFILALFYLIRKRLRLKGTFLEDIVREKEESLKYIDLLLGFNGIEVKKPKRIRKRPFLFARSRSLFKKKTKAIALTEVAIKATLRSPKYVMQYFQIVAICIVVLLTIPQGLQILLWLVFSFLVPSFLTLYFQSVYIAEFIQLFKWDMHTRQKAIQKYLFYLSIPGFGLISLALNVHNFSSMGIILSLVLSIFWISFSSKMVANYFILRKG, encoded by the coding sequence ATGTTGACGCCTCGGAAAGTGTTTTTTCACCGGGTCAAGGTGGAAGAAAAATTCAAATTAAGCGTATTTAAACAAATAGTTGATTGGGTAGTTGCTTTATACATTGTGATTCCTGCTTTAGCTTTCGCTATTTATTATTATCATTTATGGTGGTTTAGTCCTCCGGTATGGTTTGATTTTATTCCAGTTGTTTTGGTTTTATCCGGTTTATTTTTATTCACTAGGGTTGGTGGTATTAGACTTTATCTAGAAGATGCAGACCGAATATTTTTATTACCACAGAAATTATGGATAGGAAAAATTATAAGATATGGGATTACTTATTCGTTAATAGTTAAGTTAGGACAAACTTTACTTGTTTTTGGGATTTTATCTCCTTTATTTAAATATTATCAATTAGAATATGGAAAAATAGTTATTTTAGTGTGTTTTGTTTTTTTACTAAAGGTTTTCTTTGGAATTGTAGGACAGCTAGTAAGTCTTAGATGGCAGGGTTGGAAATTATTTGTTTTAGATAAATTAATATTTATTTTAGGTTATTCTGGTTTTCTTTATTTAGCGCAAGTTATGCTGCAGAAGATGATAGTCGCTGTAATTAGTATTTTATTATTTATCTTAGCCCTTTTTTATTTAATTAGGAAACGGTTAAGGCTTAAAGGAACTTTTTTAGAGGATATAGTCAGAGAAAAGGAAGAAAGCTTAAAATATATTGATTTATTATTAGGTTTTAATGGCATCGAAGTTAAAAAGCCTAAACGAATACGTAAAAGGCCTTTTTTATTTGCGCGGTCTAGGAGTTTATTTAAAAAGAAAACCAAGGCTATTGCTTTAACGGAGGTGGCTATTAAGGCTACTTTACGAAGCCCTAAATATGTTATGCAGTATTTTCAAATAGTAGCTATTTGTATAGTAGTACTCTTAACAATTCCGCAAGGATTACAAATCTTATTATGGTTGGTTTTTTCATTTTTAGTGCCGAGTTTTTTAACTTTATATTTTCAAAGTGTATATATTGCAGAATTTATTCAGCTTTTTAAATGGGATATGCATACTAGGCAAAAAGCTATCCAAAAATATTTATTTTACTTAAGTATTCCGGGATTTGGATTAATTAGTTTAGCTTTAAATGTTCATAATTTTTCTAGTATGGGCATTATATTGAGTTTAGTTTTAAGTATTTTTTGGATTTCTTTTAGTAGTAAAATGGTAGCAAACTATTTTATTTTACGAAAAGGATAA